Proteins encoded within one genomic window of Argiope bruennichi chromosome 7, qqArgBrue1.1, whole genome shotgun sequence:
- the LOC129976412 gene encoding intraflagellar transport protein 88 homolog, translating to METLNPPNFEDDDLYSGYNEYHPGLDTAAIHEDEAFQQAVRTSYGKRPVPTVKVPGTSRLSTSRGGTTGWGRSAMPSSSGLSSSSQEGLTRPMTAVRGAGFTSSGSRAPSGIFDPLNQAKSTVSPLLMKDENSPEERLKQLEKKVLELLEESCIAAQSGEIKLALDKAKEAASKERALTRQRDQLALEITPNMDLTFSVLLNLATQYGNNEMYGEAMNTYQIIIKNRSFSNAGRLKTNMGNLCFNQGNYPKAIKFYRMALDQVPNTHRDMRIKIMKNIGLAFVKLGQYTDAITSYEYIMAEKADFRTALHLLLCHHALGDKEKMKRSFTKLLDIVLDHVEDEDKYSISADDPQTNLIVEAIKNDSLRKIERQRKQEAEWTILTAAKLIAPVITDSFAAGYEWCVDQIKLSPYAELANDLEINKAVTYLRKREFSQAIETLKGFERKETKVASTAATNLAFLYYLQGDIPQAEKCADQAVIADRYNAGALVNKGNCCLSKGETEKAIEFYKEALSNEASCVEALYNLGLFYKKLNNAEDALESFYKLHGIVRNHPLVIYQIASLYEQLEDVDQALEWYQQVITLVPTDPFLLSKIGDMFESEGDKQQAFQYHSDSYRYFPSNMEIIQKLGSYYIESQMFEEAIKFFERAAIIQPNQVKWKLMVAACQRRSGNYQQALEEYKSIHRKFPDDVECLRFLVRLCTDLGLKEAAEYSNKLKKAEKAKEVKTQRTASSGSRPGSRRSSSRASRDGSASSLSNASLPLGSPRQTHSGHSLTPSAKSLSNAQKILEADEFIPTEDRHDINFRDTSASRLGRPKTAGGNKDDFEDDDIGTDLLPD from the exons ATGGAAACTCTCAATCCGCCGAACTTTGAAGACGATGATTTATATTCTGGTTATAACGAATATCATCCGGGCTTGGATACAGCC GCAATCCATGAAGATGAAGCTTTCCAACAAGCTGTACGTACCAGTTATGGCAAGAGACCAGTG CCTACTGTAAAAGTTCCAGGAACATCACGTTTAAGTACTTCACGTGGTGGTACAACAGGA tggGGTCGTTCAGCTATGCCATCATCTTCTGGGCTGTCTTCAAGCTCTCAGGAGGGTCTAACCCGACCCATGACTGCTGTTCGAGGAGCAGGATTTACCTCATCTGGTTCCAGAG CACCTTCAGGAATCTTTGACCCCCTGAATCAAGCTAAATCCACAGTATCTCCTCTTCTGATGAAAGATGAGAATAG TCCTGAAGAAAGACTAAAGCAACTTGAAAAGAAAGTCTTAGAACTGCTAGAAGAAAGCTGCATTGCTGCCCAATCAGGAGAAATAAAACTC gcTTTAGACAAAGCTAAAGAAGCTGCCAGTAAAGAAAGAGCTCTGACTAGGCAGAGAGATCAGCTTGCTTTAGAAATCACACCAAATATGGATCTTACCTTTTCA gtGTTGCTAAATTTGGCTACTCAATAtggaaataatgaaatgtatgGTGAAGCTATGAATACatatcaaataattatcaaaaaccGATCCTTTAGTAATGCAG GtcgtttaaaaacaaatatgggTAATCTTTGCTTCAATCAAGGAAATTATCccaaagctattaaattttatagaatggcATTAGACCAAGTTCCCAACACCCATAGAGACATGAG gataaaaattatgaaaaatattggctTAGCCTTTGTGAAACTTGGACAGTATACTGATGCTATAACATCGTATGAGTATATAATGGCTGAGAAAGCTGACTTCAGAACTGCATTGCATCTCCTTCTTTGTCATCATGCACTTGGTgataaagaaaagatgaaaagaagTTTTACTAAATTGTTAGATATTGTCCTGGATCATGTTGAAGATGAAGATAAATATTCTATATCAGCA gaTGATCCACAAACAAATTTGATTGTGGAAGCTATAAAAAATGATTCACTTCGAAAAATTGAGCGACaaag AAAACAAGAAGCTGAATGGACAATTCTCACTGCAGCAAAATTAATAGCTCCTGTTATAACTGACTCTTTTGCTGCTGGATATGAATG GTGTGTTGATCAGATAAAGCTCTCTCCTTATGCTGAATTGGCAAATGATCTTGAAATCAATAAAGCTGTTACATATTTAAGGAAAAGAGAATTCAGTCAG GCAATTGAAACACTAAAaggttttgaaagaaaagaaaccaAAGTTGCAAGTACTGCTGCCACAAATTTAGCCTTTTTATATTACTTG caaGGCGATATTCCACAAGCTGAAAAATGTGCAGACCAAGCTGTGATTGCTGATAGATATAATGCAGGAG CTTTAGTTAACAAAGGAAATTGCTGCCTTTCCAAAGGAGAAACTGAAAAGgcaatagaattttataaagaagCTCTTTCAAATGAAGCAAGTTGTGTTGAAGCCTTGTATAATTTAG GTTTGTTTTACAAAAAGCTTAATAATGCCGAAGATGCCTTAGAATCATTTTACAAACTTCATGGTATTGTGCGGAATCATCCTCTTGTGATTTATCAGATAGCAAGTTT ATATGAGCAGCTAGAAGATGTTGACCAAGCTTTAGAATG GTATCAGCAAGTTATCACATTAGTGCCTACTGATccatttcttctttcaaaaattggAGATATGTTTGAATCTGAAGGGGACAAGCAACAAGCGTTTCAGTATCATTCAGAT tcTTACAGATATTTTCCATCAAATATGGAAATCATTCAAAAGTTGGGTTCTTACTATATTGAATCACAAATGTTTGAAGAAGCAATAAAGTTTTTTGAAAGAGCAGCCATTATTca ACCTAATCAGGTGAAATGGAAACTTATGGTTGCAGCATGTCAAAGACGCAGTGGAAATTATCAACAAGCACTTGAAGAATACAAATCTATTCATCGCAAGTTTCCTGATGATGTTGAAT gccTTAGATTTCTGGTCCGTTTGTGTACCGATTTGGGTTTGAAGGAAGCTGctgaatattctaataaattaaagaaagcagaaaaagcGAAAGAAGTTAAAACGCAG cgaACAGCAAGTAGTGGCAGTCGACCAGGAAGTCGAAGAAGTAGTAGTCGTGCATCGAGGGATGGATCTGCCAGCAGTTTGAGCa ATGCAAGCCTCCCTCTTGGAAGTCCACGGCAAACGCATTCTGGTCATTCTCTAACACCATCAGCTAAATCCTTGAGTAACGctcaaaaaattttagaagctgATGAATTTATTCCTACCGAAGACCGGCatg ATATAAATTTCCGTGACACATCAGCTTCAAGACTAGGCCGTCCAAAAACTGCAGGTGGAAATAAAGATGATTTCGAAGACGACGATATAGGAACTGATCTTTTACCTGATTAA